In Blautia sp. SC05B48, a single genomic region encodes these proteins:
- a CDS encoding gamma-glutamylcyclotransferase family protein — MDLDQMAYRCPKAEVVETVRLEGYRLTFAAAGSGLATIFPEEGSHVDGVLWSLTGDCEKSLDLYEGYPDFYDKQEITVKNKGGREIKAIVYIMTKDYMQNFNPPGRSYLTGILKGCRQNQIPTEPILKAARKPPVPGQTQKSQPKKRKAGQER; from the coding sequence ATGGATCTGGACCAGATGGCATATCGGTGCCCAAAGGCGGAGGTGGTAGAAACCGTCCGCCTGGAGGGGTATCGGCTGACCTTTGCAGCCGCAGGAAGCGGTCTTGCCACCATCTTCCCGGAAGAGGGAAGCCATGTGGACGGCGTCCTCTGGTCACTGACTGGGGACTGCGAAAAGAGCCTGGATCTTTATGAAGGCTATCCTGATTTTTACGACAAACAGGAAATCACCGTCAAGAATAAAGGCGGAAGAGAGATCAAAGCCATTGTCTATATCATGACAAAAGATTACATGCAGAACTTTAATCCGCCCGGACGGTCGTACCTGACCGGAATCTTAAAGGGCTGCAGGCAGAATCAGATTCCAACAGAACCAATCCTGAAAGCAGCAAGGAAACCGCCTGTGCCGGGACAGACACAGAAGAGTCAGCCAAAGAAGAGAAAAGCCGGACAGGAACGATGA
- a CDS encoding SpaA isopeptide-forming pilin-related protein — MKSKYRFRRILSGVMAAVTILSTVISPLTVYASEEPKTAEPPAYESVKDLLDEEEVVKANDLELEVGQEFDVSSDRTNLEIKDESKVKVTFQKAESDAGESFSTGHADTYHAVYYVQPVNQNHPVYQIGRNLIVKEPVAASQSEPQTEQAVTEEDTGSDDEEAASQEETETEPVETEIVEPETAESETEEPEETEPEFQDGLSESEFDAALEESETENTTDEESGLTLSDVLEQAGEQDIDLMAMEDGETVSFTAVNTSTRATQDVDVTRGAAYYYADYGLGSYVTYKYTVKFGNVSATAYCVQPSKAGPGDGVYKITKLGDSKALAKVCYYGTKASGENGFFSEKHPDFSAGKQFIIVHLAASYANNSSDAFSGTNATGQALAMELYNYCMSQPEIPEVDMSFSNADVTAYISGNSQRTEEITFKASELQIITMKLPSGVKLHNVTTGKTSSAGASVEICGGTKFYLSAPLTQAVDVKGEWSVTMKGSIIKDYSAYKITTGSETQDLALVFGEGVTDEKYVDFKVSWVKQATLEIVKKDRKSNKAIAGAVYGVYSDKDGKNLITKMPATDANGASSVTITKTQDTVYLKEISVPNGYLLDTKAYDVKLVIGDTVKQTVTDAEQMASLTVYKLGEVLTGAKVTDDGVSFVYTEQKQKGAVYNVYAAEDIVSADGTIIYKKDALVKAGLTTGDDGSATLDKLYLGKYVVKEMQAPQNLVCTGESQEITLSYAGSNVEKVMGSVTFKNDRQKASVSVYKQDKETRKYLPGGTYGLYAGNDIKAADGTIVVKKDTLIEKAVTGTDGKAVYQADLPIANSYYMKELGAPAGYVRNGEDVYSFTFQYTTDKEATVSFNHTFQNERINAKIKLVKEDSETGKTAQGDATLEGAVYGLYAREDIVHPDGQTGVLYPAGTQIVTLTTDTEGNAEVADLYLGKYYVKELTPPVGYLADTEEHDLECNDEGDLVHTVERTATSLEDVIKQPFQVIKAANNGKTDADLLKGVGFRAYLESSLKKNKDGSYDFASATPVVLTADGQTEMFTDERGYACSIPLAYGTYIVRETTTPHNFKPVDDFKVVISENNPDQPQVWRVLLDEEFEAKLKIVKKDDETKKSVLVPNTEFKVYDLDNKKYVEQVTTYPSTTVHKSYFTDENGYLILPQNLACGNYRIEEVTAPDGYTHSTNTVEIKVDSDTAYQEDPVSGDLIIEVDFENHPAKGRLTIRKEGEVVKGFDKDFTYEEASLAGAVFEVYASEDIYTADHQTDENGNRYLEYAKDTLVATVTTDETGSAVIENLPLGKYRVEEKKAPEGYTWNAKGEEVTFTYAGQDTLVVDEEVTFTNERQKVSITVEKQDAEIGSVVAGAVFGLYNKNEIKSGDNVIVKADTLLQEITSDEKGQAHFTLDLPLGTYYVKEISAPDGFVSSDEVLEFDATYQGQDIQTIKLKSIKKNQPTTIEVTKSDLTTGVELNGASLSVLDEDGNVIDSWTSVKDEPHVIKYLTVGKTYILRESLAPLGYLKTTDVKFTIEDTAEIQKVEMQDHVPKALLIVNKKGEFLDKITLLDNVKGVVEHFFEYITGSLTDVTFEIRAAEDIKAADGVSPDYYSKDELVATVTTDANGVAEVSDLPVGKYYVKEVGTAYGYILDEEPRYVDLSYRDQDTPVVVYDEDWQNNRQKVKVNVLKKEKDTDRVLKGGIFGLYTRNDILSASGKVLMEADTLIELKTTDVDGKISFIADLPIDGTYYVKELYAPDGFVTTGEEQEFVFEYQGDKEAEVSYEFVFEDEPTTVELSKTDLTTGEELPGARLQLTDENGAVVEEWTSTKEPHIIKELVVGKSYTLTETKPADGYATAESITFTVENTVEIQKQVMEDDVTKVEISKTDITGDTEIEGAKLTITDENGNIVETWTSGKEPHYIEKLPIGKYTLKEEQAPNGYVVSEEITFEVADTAEIQKVAMKDDTAKGRLIIEKTDKDTGAALKGAEFELRDADGKVVETLTTDENGHATSGLLAIGTYKDGKFDKAATYYLVETKAPEGYQLDETKHEVTFTYVDDKTPVIEVIQKVTNEKLPEDTPSVSNPKTGDDINLWIPALCLILSTGGLIGMGVASRRKKKKGGR, encoded by the coding sequence ATGAAGAGCAAATATCGATTCAGGCGGATCCTTTCAGGGGTGATGGCGGCAGTCACCATCTTATCCACGGTCATTTCACCGTTGACCGTTTATGCTTCGGAAGAGCCGAAAACGGCAGAACCGCCAGCTTATGAATCCGTAAAGGATCTGCTGGATGAAGAGGAAGTGGTAAAAGCCAACGATCTGGAGCTGGAAGTCGGACAGGAGTTTGATGTTTCCAGTGACCGCACGAATCTGGAAATCAAGGACGAAAGCAAAGTCAAAGTGACATTCCAGAAAGCAGAGAGCGACGCCGGGGAGAGTTTCAGCACCGGCCATGCAGACACTTACCATGCCGTTTATTATGTGCAGCCAGTCAACCAGAACCACCCGGTTTATCAGATTGGGAGAAACCTGATCGTAAAAGAGCCTGTGGCAGCGTCTCAGAGTGAACCACAGACAGAACAGGCAGTTACAGAAGAGGATACAGGTTCTGATGATGAGGAAGCTGCCTCGCAGGAAGAAACTGAGACAGAGCCTGTAGAGACAGAAATTGTTGAGCCGGAGACAGCTGAATCTGAAACAGAAGAACCGGAAGAAACAGAACCCGAATTTCAGGACGGACTTTCCGAATCCGAGTTTGATGCTGCATTAGAGGAATCTGAAACGGAAAATACAACCGATGAAGAATCCGGGCTGACACTCAGCGATGTTCTGGAGCAGGCAGGGGAACAGGATATTGACCTGATGGCAATGGAAGATGGGGAAACCGTTTCATTCACCGCAGTCAATACCAGTACAAGAGCAACACAGGACGTAGATGTGACAAGAGGGGCTGCATACTATTATGCAGACTACGGTCTGGGTTCCTACGTAACTTATAAATATACCGTAAAATTTGGAAACGTGTCTGCAACTGCCTACTGTGTGCAGCCATCCAAGGCAGGACCTGGGGATGGTGTCTATAAGATCACCAAACTGGGTGACAGCAAAGCACTGGCAAAAGTATGCTACTACGGCACAAAAGCATCCGGCGAAAATGGATTTTTCTCAGAGAAACATCCTGATTTTTCCGCTGGAAAACAGTTTATCATTGTCCATCTGGCTGCGTCTTATGCCAATAACAGTAGTGACGCTTTTTCCGGTACGAATGCAACTGGACAGGCTCTGGCAATGGAACTCTACAATTATTGCATGAGCCAGCCGGAGATACCGGAAGTGGACATGAGTTTCTCCAATGCAGATGTTACCGCATATATCAGCGGCAACAGCCAGAGAACAGAAGAGATCACCTTCAAGGCATCCGAACTGCAGATCATCACCATGAAGCTGCCGTCCGGTGTCAAACTGCATAATGTGACAACGGGAAAAACAAGCAGTGCAGGTGCATCCGTGGAGATCTGCGGCGGTACCAAATTCTACTTATCTGCACCGCTGACACAGGCAGTGGATGTCAAAGGGGAATGGTCTGTCACCATGAAGGGAAGCATCATCAAAGATTATTCCGCTTATAAGATCACAACCGGAAGCGAGACACAGGACCTTGCCCTGGTATTTGGCGAGGGTGTGACCGATGAGAAATATGTAGATTTTAAAGTATCATGGGTAAAACAGGCAACTCTGGAGATCGTAAAGAAAGACCGTAAGAGCAACAAAGCCATCGCAGGTGCAGTTTATGGCGTTTACAGTGACAAGGATGGAAAGAACCTGATCACAAAGATGCCGGCCACAGATGCCAACGGAGCTTCCAGCGTTACGATCACCAAAACACAGGATACCGTATACCTGAAAGAAATCTCCGTACCAAACGGATATCTGCTGGATACCAAAGCCTACGATGTGAAACTGGTCATCGGGGATACCGTAAAACAGACCGTTACCGATGCAGAGCAGATGGCAAGCCTGACCGTTTACAAATTAGGCGAAGTCCTGACCGGAGCAAAGGTGACCGATGATGGTGTTTCCTTTGTTTATACAGAGCAGAAACAAAAAGGCGCGGTTTACAACGTTTATGCTGCAGAGGACATTGTATCCGCAGACGGAACAATCATCTACAAAAAAGATGCACTGGTTAAAGCCGGACTCACCACCGGGGATGACGGAAGTGCCACACTGGACAAGCTATATCTGGGGAAATATGTGGTAAAAGAAATGCAGGCACCACAAAATCTGGTATGCACTGGTGAAAGCCAGGAGATCACCCTTTCCTATGCCGGAAGTAATGTGGAAAAGGTCATGGGAAGCGTGACATTCAAAAATGACCGCCAGAAAGCAAGCGTGAGTGTATACAAACAGGATAAAGAAACCAGGAAATATCTTCCGGGCGGCACTTATGGTCTGTATGCCGGAAATGACATCAAAGCAGCGGACGGAACCATTGTGGTCAAGAAAGATACTCTCATTGAGAAAGCAGTGACCGGAACAGACGGAAAAGCCGTATATCAGGCAGACCTGCCGATCGCCAACAGCTACTACATGAAAGAGCTGGGTGCACCAGCTGGATATGTGAGAAACGGCGAGGATGTGTACTCCTTTACCTTCCAGTACACCACAGACAAAGAGGCAACGGTTTCTTTCAACCATACGTTCCAGAATGAGCGGATCAATGCGAAGATCAAACTGGTAAAAGAGGATTCCGAAACCGGAAAGACCGCACAGGGAGATGCAACACTTGAGGGTGCTGTTTACGGATTGTATGCCCGTGAAGATATCGTACATCCAGATGGACAGACAGGTGTTCTTTACCCGGCAGGAACACAGATTGTAACCCTGACTACGGATACAGAGGGAAATGCAGAAGTCGCAGACCTCTATCTCGGAAAGTATTACGTTAAAGAACTGACTCCGCCTGTCGGATATCTGGCAGACACGGAAGAACATGATCTGGAGTGCAATGACGAGGGAGATCTGGTTCACACGGTAGAACGTACCGCAACTTCTCTGGAAGATGTGATCAAACAGCCGTTTCAGGTCATCAAAGCAGCCAACAACGGAAAGACCGATGCCGATCTGTTAAAAGGTGTGGGATTCCGTGCTTACCTGGAGAGCAGCCTGAAGAAAAATAAGGACGGCTCCTATGATTTTGCATCTGCTACCCCGGTCGTGCTGACCGCAGACGGACAGACAGAAATGTTCACAGATGAGCGTGGATATGCATGCTCCATTCCGCTTGCATACGGAACCTACATTGTAAGAGAAACCACCACACCGCACAACTTCAAACCAGTCGATGACTTTAAGGTTGTGATCTCGGAAAACAATCCGGATCAGCCGCAGGTATGGCGTGTGCTTCTGGACGAAGAGTTTGAAGCAAAATTAAAAATCGTCAAAAAAGATGACGAGACAAAGAAATCTGTTCTGGTTCCGAATACTGAATTTAAGGTATACGATCTGGATAACAAGAAATATGTAGAACAAGTGACTACTTATCCATCCACTACGGTACATAAATCCTATTTTACGGATGAAAACGGATACTTGATCCTGCCACAGAATCTGGCTTGTGGAAATTACCGCATCGAAGAGGTGACTGCACCAGATGGATATACCCACAGCACCAATACCGTGGAAATCAAGGTAGACAGTGATACCGCATACCAGGAAGATCCGGTCAGCGGTGACCTGATCATCGAGGTGGATTTTGAGAACCACCCAGCTAAGGGCAGACTGACCATCCGCAAAGAAGGCGAAGTAGTCAAAGGTTTTGATAAAGATTTTACTTATGAGGAAGCCAGCCTTGCAGGAGCCGTGTTTGAAGTTTACGCCTCCGAGGATATCTATACTGCAGACCATCAGACAGATGAGAACGGCAACCGTTATCTGGAATATGCCAAGGACACACTGGTGGCAACGGTAACGACCGATGAAACCGGAAGTGCCGTAATCGAGAATCTTCCGCTCGGAAAATACCGTGTAGAAGAGAAAAAAGCACCGGAAGGATACACCTGGAATGCCAAAGGAGAAGAGGTAACCTTTACCTATGCCGGACAGGATACCCTGGTTGTAGACGAAGAAGTGACATTTACCAATGAACGCCAGAAGGTAAGCATCACCGTGGAAAAACAGGATGCAGAAATCGGAAGCGTGGTAGCTGGAGCCGTCTTTGGTCTTTATAATAAGAATGAGATCAAATCCGGTGACAATGTAATCGTGAAAGCGGACACCTTATTACAGGAGATTACAAGCGATGAAAAGGGACAGGCACACTTCACCCTGGACCTGCCGCTTGGAACTTATTATGTAAAAGAAATTTCTGCACCGGACGGTTTTGTATCCTCTGATGAGGTACTGGAATTTGATGCCACCTATCAGGGACAAGACATCCAGACCATTAAACTGAAATCGATTAAGAAGAACCAGCCGACGACCATCGAGGTGACAAAATCCGATCTGACCACAGGCGTGGAGTTGAACGGAGCATCCCTTTCTGTTCTGGATGAGGATGGAAACGTGATCGACAGCTGGACTTCCGTAAAGGATGAGCCTCATGTGATCAAATATCTGACTGTTGGAAAAACCTATATCCTCCGTGAATCCCTTGCACCGCTTGGTTATTTAAAGACTACGGATGTGAAATTCACCATCGAGGATACCGCAGAAATACAGAAAGTGGAAATGCAGGACCATGTACCGAAAGCACTGCTGATCGTAAACAAGAAGGGCGAATTCCTCGATAAGATCACCCTGCTGGATAACGTCAAAGGTGTTGTGGAACATTTCTTTGAGTACATTACAGGAAGCCTGACAGATGTTACCTTCGAAATCCGTGCTGCCGAAGATATCAAAGCAGCTGATGGCGTAAGCCCGGACTATTATTCCAAGGATGAACTGGTAGCAACTGTAACTACCGATGCAAACGGTGTTGCAGAAGTATCTGACCTTCCGGTTGGAAAATATTATGTCAAAGAGGTAGGCACAGCATATGGTTATATCCTGGATGAAGAACCACGATATGTAGATCTTTCCTACCGCGATCAGGATACCCCGGTTGTCGTATACGATGAGGACTGGCAGAACAACCGCCAGAAGGTGAAAGTGAACGTCCTGAAGAAAGAAAAGGATACCGACCGTGTATTAAAAGGCGGCATCTTTGGATTGTACACTAGGAACGACATCCTGTCCGCATCTGGAAAGGTGCTGATGGAAGCAGATACCCTGATCGAGTTAAAAACAACAGATGTAGATGGAAAGATTTCCTTTATTGCAGACCTGCCGATTGACGGAACCTATTATGTGAAGGAGCTGTATGCACCGGATGGATTTGTCACCACCGGAGAAGAACAGGAATTTGTTTTTGAGTACCAGGGAGACAAAGAAGCAGAAGTGTCCTATGAGTTCGTATTTGAAGATGAGCCGACAACCGTGGAACTTTCCAAAACCGATCTGACCACAGGCGAGGAACTGCCGGGAGCCAGATTACAGCTGACGGATGAAAACGGGGCTGTTGTTGAGGAATGGACATCCACCAAGGAGCCGCACATCATCAAAGAACTGGTTGTAGGAAAATCGTACACCCTGACAGAAACCAAGCCGGCCGATGGATATGCCACTGCGGAAAGCATCACATTCACCGTGGAGAATACTGTAGAGATCCAGAAACAGGTAATGGAAGATGATGTGACCAAAGTGGAGATCAGCAAAACGGATATTACCGGAGATACTGAGATTGAAGGAGCCAAACTGACCATCACAGATGAAAATGGCAATATCGTAGAAACCTGGACTTCCGGTAAAGAGCCGCATTATATCGAAAAACTTCCAATCGGTAAATACACCCTGAAAGAAGAGCAGGCTCCAAACGGTTATGTCGTTTCGGAAGAGATCACCTTCGAGGTGGCAGACACCGCAGAGATCCAGAAGGTAGCCATGAAAGATGATACCGCAAAGGGACGTCTGATCATTGAGAAAACGGACAAGGATACCGGAGCTGCACTGAAAGGTGCGGAATTTGAATTGAGGGATGCCGATGGCAAAGTGGTAGAAACCCTGACCACTGATGAAAACGGTCATGCAACCAGCGGACTGCTTGCAATCGGAACTTATAAGGATGGCAAATTTGATAAGGCAGCCACTTATTATCTGGTTGAGACCAAAGCACCGGAAGGATATCAGCTGGATGAGACCAAGCATGAAGTGACATTTACTTATGTAGATGACAAAACCCCAGTGATTGAAGTCATCCAGAAAGTGACGAACGAGAAGCTTCCGGAGGACACCCCGTCTGTAAGTAACCCGAAAACAGGCGATGACATCAACCTCTGGATTCCGGCCCTGTGCCTGATCCTTTCCACAGGCGGTCTGATCGGCATGGGTGTGGCATCCAGAAGAAAGAAGAAAAAAGGGGGCAGATAG
- a CDS encoding amidoligase family protein — MTGISRYNAAAAVGRMFGTEPYHIRSYDSWCVKDSDGKTWKFSRDSSIDCERLANGTVIDADGDYSTEMVSPKLEYSEMGKLQEVVRCVKNAGAFVNSSCGMHVHVDASNHTPRSLKNALTIMYCKEDILFKALNVQTRREDEYCQKVRPMVLEKIRRMPNSTITMEKFKRAWYEGNDGSSEHYNWTRYYALNLHAVFSKGTLEWRCFESTLHAGKVRSNITLALAISAQAVNQSCTHAKKTEIGDNPAFTFRTFLLRLGLIGDEYKNVRKHLLANLDGDKAWRYDKSTYACLQKPGRTEGAR, encoded by the coding sequence ATGACAGGCATCAGCCGTTACAACGCGGCTGCCGCTGTTGGAAGAATGTTCGGAACAGAGCCATATCATATCCGTTCTTACGATTCCTGGTGTGTAAAAGATTCAGATGGAAAAACGTGGAAATTTTCAAGGGACAGCAGTATCGACTGTGAAAGGCTGGCAAATGGTACTGTAATAGATGCCGATGGAGATTATTCGACAGAAATGGTATCCCCGAAATTGGAATATTCGGAAATGGGGAAACTCCAGGAAGTGGTGCGGTGTGTCAAAAACGCAGGTGCTTTTGTCAATTCATCCTGTGGCATGCATGTCCATGTGGACGCATCCAATCATACACCAAGGAGTCTGAAAAATGCACTGACGATCATGTATTGCAAAGAGGATATTCTGTTCAAAGCCTTAAATGTACAGACGAGAAGGGAAGATGAGTATTGCCAGAAAGTCCGTCCTATGGTATTGGAGAAGATCCGCCGGATGCCAAACAGCACCATCACGATGGAAAAATTCAAAAGGGCATGGTATGAGGGAAATGACGGAAGCTCCGAGCATTACAACTGGACAAGGTATTATGCCTTAAACTTACATGCTGTTTTTTCCAAGGGAACACTGGAATGGCGTTGTTTTGAAAGCACCCTCCATGCAGGAAAAGTCCGGTCAAACATTACGCTGGCACTTGCCATATCCGCACAGGCGGTCAACCAGTCCTGTACCCATGCCAAAAAGACGGAGATCGGGGATAACCCGGCATTTACGTTTCGTACCTTTTTGCTCCGCCTCGGACTAATCGGGGACGAATACAAAAATGTGCGAAAGCATCTGCTTGCTAACCTGGACGGCGATAAAGCATGGCGGTATGACAAAAGCACCTATGCCTGTCTGCAGAAGCCAGGACGGACAGAGGGCGCAAGATAA
- the dcm gene encoding DNA (cytosine-5-)-methyltransferase → MIAGTIRFFDLFSGIGGFREGLHRAGGFTCVGHCEADAYADHNYRVLFDTEGEWFCNDARNIETERMPDFDLLCAGFPCQAFSIAGRREGFADARGTLFFEVARLVADKRPAYFLLENVPGLLSHDKGRTFHTILSTLSELGYHVEWKVLNSKDFGVPQSRKRVYIVGYLDGRCAGKILPFPKANGTALIQVHAGKQGERVYAEEGLSCTLTSGAGGMGGKTGLYEVGIPIKENTRKGYKMAYEGDSIDLGYPGINSRRGRVGHEIAHTLTTINQQGTLHFVDISPPPLVTEVARCLNTRQDSSIHNHRGESSGVLVEETPRAVLTPAREKVRQNGRRMKEPEEPMFTITATDRHGVIYHGRIRRLTPRECLRLQGYRDGQISKMEKETSDNQLYKQAGNGVTVNVIEAIGRNLKAVDEEIRSSSPVPEAKGG, encoded by the coding sequence CTGATAGCCGGAACAATTCGATTTTTTGACCTGTTCAGTGGAATCGGAGGATTCCGAGAAGGACTGCACAGGGCAGGGGGCTTCACCTGTGTCGGACACTGTGAAGCAGATGCATATGCAGACCACAACTACCGGGTGCTGTTTGATACGGAAGGAGAGTGGTTCTGCAATGACGCTAGAAATATTGAAACAGAACGAATGCCGGACTTTGATCTTTTATGCGCGGGATTTCCTTGCCAGGCATTCTCCATCGCTGGACGAAGGGAAGGATTTGCCGATGCAAGAGGAACCCTTTTCTTCGAAGTTGCCAGATTGGTTGCAGACAAACGACCTGCGTATTTTCTCCTTGAAAACGTACCCGGTTTGCTTTCGCATGACAAAGGGCGGACGTTTCACACCATCCTCAGTACGCTATCTGAACTGGGGTATCATGTCGAATGGAAGGTGCTTAACAGCAAGGATTTCGGAGTCCCACAGTCAAGGAAACGGGTGTATATTGTCGGATATCTTGATGGAAGATGTGCCGGAAAAATATTACCTTTCCCAAAAGCAAATGGAACAGCTCTTATACAAGTCCATGCTGGCAAACAGGGAGAAAGAGTCTACGCAGAAGAAGGATTGAGCTGCACGTTGACCAGCGGGGCTGGTGGTATGGGCGGCAAGACCGGATTATACGAAGTCGGTATCCCAATCAAGGAAAACACCCGAAAAGGATACAAGATGGCTTATGAGGGTGACAGCATTGATCTCGGATATCCGGGCATCAACAGCCGCAGGGGAAGAGTCGGGCATGAGATCGCCCATACTCTGACGACCATAAACCAGCAGGGGACACTGCATTTTGTAGATATTTCCCCTCCGCCGCTGGTAACAGAGGTTGCAAGATGTCTGAATACCAGACAGGATTCCAGCATCCATAACCACAGGGGCGAAAGCTCCGGGGTGCTGGTGGAAGAAACGCCAAGGGCAGTGCTGACACCAGCCAGGGAAAAAGTCCGGCAGAATGGAAGAAGAATGAAAGAACCGGAAGAGCCAATGTTCACCATTACGGCAACTGACCGTCATGGAGTGATTTACCATGGCAGAATCCGCAGGCTGACGCCAAGGGAGTGTCTGCGGCTACAGGGATACCGAGATGGTCAGATTTCCAAGATGGAAAAAGAAACATCGGATAACCAGCTTTACAAGCAGGCCGGGAACGGTGTCACCGTCAATGTCATCGAAGCAATAGGCAGAAACCTGAAAGCTGTGGATGAAGAGATCCGAAGCAGCTCACCTGTTCCAGAAGCGAAGGGTGGGTGA
- a CDS encoding ParM/StbA family protein: MIIGIDHGYYAIKTPHVCFPTGLTGYDYEPYTMQNVLQYNGKFYVCGTGRQTLVRSKTSNDNYYLLTMAAIAQEIRYRRGERKTDVVLAAGLPLASFGREKKGFREYLFRKEQPLRFRYEDESYEIRIQDVKLFPQGYSALALHPECVRDEPSVLLADIGGWTVDLMRLDNSVPNAATCRSLELGVIRCVDEITEQVRRNTGLSVTDIQIERVLNGQSCSMDPAAKEIIVRQGRLYTEKILSAIMEAGFDLKAIPSVIMGGGASILKRHVTPQDRLCRQIYLTDIHANASGYERIVGQMCAK, from the coding sequence ATCATTATAGGAATTGACCATGGATATTATGCCATCAAAACTCCCCATGTGTGCTTCCCGACAGGATTGACCGGGTATGATTACGAGCCGTACACCATGCAGAATGTCCTGCAGTACAATGGGAAATTTTATGTGTGTGGAACCGGGCGGCAGACGCTGGTGAGAAGCAAGACTTCCAATGACAATTATTATCTTTTGACAATGGCAGCTATTGCTCAGGAAATCCGCTATCGCCGGGGAGAGAGGAAAACAGATGTGGTTCTGGCAGCCGGCCTCCCACTGGCAAGTTTTGGCAGGGAGAAAAAAGGTTTCCGGGAATATCTGTTTCGGAAAGAGCAGCCTCTGCGTTTCCGGTACGAGGATGAGAGCTATGAGATCCGGATTCAGGATGTAAAACTGTTCCCACAGGGATACTCTGCCCTGGCTCTTCACCCGGAATGTGTTCGGGATGAGCCTTCTGTTCTTCTCGCAGATATCGGTGGCTGGACCGTAGACCTGATGCGGCTGGACAACAGTGTTCCAAATGCCGCTACCTGCCGCAGCCTGGAACTTGGTGTGATCCGGTGTGTGGATGAGATCACCGAGCAGGTACGCAGAAATACCGGACTGTCTGTAACGGATATTCAGATCGAACGTGTTCTGAACGGCCAGAGCTGCAGCATGGACCCGGCCGCAAAAGAAATCATTGTCCGGCAGGGAAGACTCTACACGGAGAAAATACTGTCTGCAATTATGGAAGCCGGGTTCGATCTGAAGGCAATTCCGTCCGTGATCATGGGCGGCGGAGCCAGCATTCTGAAACGGCACGTGACACCGCAGGACAGGCTGTGTCGGCAGATTTACCTGACAGACATACACGCCAATGCTTCCGGCTATGAGCGGATTGTGGGGCAGATGTGCGCGAAGTAA
- a CDS encoding phospholipase D-like domain-containing protein yields MTEQQYKDLLIATAKMSDYEHKDEVVEALKVASVSFQKEWAFTYHLPDHRQEYIIISVVPDKLIVLKEHEDFVDDLCKQVYEPNDYNEYSGLVLKPGILNIAPEEVSQEILFDDIQNRIIDEIREAKFSIWIAMAWFTNKKIFDELLKKRNEGLDVKIIIDNNRVNKEKPSFTLEDHFEVYRVDVMSERYKNIMHRKFCVIDLEVAMHGTFNWTNAANYNKEHWDVDHNRETAKTFAEEFVKMRRDAELSMLWLDF; encoded by the coding sequence ATGACAGAACAGCAGTATAAGGATTTATTGATAGCAACAGCAAAGATGAGTGATTATGAGCATAAAGATGAGGTGGTGGAGGCGCTTAAAGTTGCTTCTGTTTCATTTCAAAAGGAATGGGCTTTTACATATCATTTGCCTGATCATCGTCAAGAGTATATTATTATTAGCGTTGTTCCAGATAAATTAATTGTCTTGAAAGAACATGAAGATTTTGTTGATGATTTGTGCAAACAGGTTTATGAACCAAACGATTATAATGAGTATAGCGGATTGGTATTAAAACCCGGAATACTTAATATTGCACCAGAAGAAGTAAGCCAAGAGATACTTTTTGATGATATACAAAATCGGATAATTGATGAAATTCGAGAAGCAAAGTTCTCAATTTGGATAGCAATGGCATGGTTCACCAATAAAAAAATATTTGATGAATTATTGAAAAAAAGAAATGAAGGGTTAGATGTAAAAATTATTATTGATAATAATCGTGTTAATAAGGAGAAACCTTCGTTCACTTTGGAAGATCACTTTGAGGTTTATCGGGTGGATGTGATGTCAGAGCGGTACAAAAATATAATGCATAGGAAGTTTTGTGTGATCGATTTAGAAGTTGCAATGCACGGTACTTTCAATTGGACAAACGCTGCAAACTATAATAAGGAACATTGGGATGTAGATCATAATAGAGAAACAGCAAAAACATTTGCAGAAGAATTTGTGAAAATGAGAAGAGATGCTGAATTGTCGATGTTGTGGCTTGATTTTTGA
- a CDS encoding helix-turn-helix domain-containing protein yields the protein MPKPRTQSGEKNLISQRLIELRKTHNMSQRDLAYKLQLAGYDMDKNVITRIETNKRYVTDLELKAIAEIFQVSYIFLIDGKDE from the coding sequence ATGCCAAAGCCAAGGACACAGTCTGGTGAGAAGAATCTGATTAGCCAGCGATTGATTGAACTTCGCAAGACCCACAATATGTCTCAGCGTGATCTTGCCTATAAACTCCAGTTAGCTGGTTACGATATGGATAAAAATGTAATCACCAGAATCGAAACAAACAAGCGTTATGTCACTGATCTTGAATTAAAAGCCATTGCTGAAATCTTTCAGGTTTCATACATATTTCTCATTGATGGCAAAGATGAATAG